A window of Mucilaginibacter sp. PAMC 26640 contains these coding sequences:
- a CDS encoding fatty acid desaturase, whose product MIILIFFLAHWFLSLFFQTFFLHRYASHKMFTTPKVFERLFYFMTYLFQGSSFLNPRAYAIMHREHHAYSDTEKDPHSPHFFTDVFQMSWYTAISYRMHEKRLKDPEERFMGNYPEWKFLDYIGSSIVSRLIFGGLYIAFYVFFATQWWMFLLLPIHFMMGPIHGAIVNWCGHKYGYANFDNNDKSKNTTPFDFLMLGELFQNNHHKRPNNANFGAKWFEIDPVYPVMKLMHWARIIRLRKAYL is encoded by the coding sequence GTGATCATATTAATATTCTTTCTCGCACACTGGTTTTTATCATTGTTTTTTCAAACTTTTTTTCTGCACAGGTATGCTTCGCACAAGATGTTTACCACGCCGAAAGTTTTTGAACGCCTGTTTTACTTCATGACGTATTTATTCCAGGGGTCATCGTTTTTAAATCCACGTGCTTATGCTATAATGCACCGCGAACACCACGCATATAGCGACACCGAAAAAGATCCACATTCACCACACTTTTTTACTGATGTGTTTCAGATGAGCTGGTATACTGCTATTAGCTATAGAATGCATGAAAAGCGGTTAAAAGATCCGGAGGAACGTTTCATGGGCAATTATCCTGAATGGAAGTTTTTGGATTATATAGGATCATCTATCGTATCCCGTTTAATTTTTGGCGGCTTATATATCGCCTTTTATGTATTTTTTGCAACACAATGGTGGATGTTTTTATTATTGCCAATCCATTTTATGATGGGGCCTATCCATGGTGCTATTGTCAACTGGTGCGGCCATAAGTATGGTTATGCTAACTTTGATAACAACGACAAATCAAAAAACACTACCCCATTTGATTTTTTAATGTTAGGCGAACTTTTTCAGAACAATCATCACAAGCGCCCAAACAATGCCAATTTTGGCGCAAAGTGGTTTGAGATAGATCCAGTTTATCCGGTAATGAAACTAATGCACTGGGCGAGAATAATCAGGCTACGAAAGGCATACTTATAG
- a CDS encoding aldehyde dehydrogenase: METTSEKAIEVLNDLIEINNDRIDGFNRASKDLGEGDADLKAVFDKFASDSRQNVQELSSAVGQAGGEVETGNSASGTIHRAWLDVKATFSGHDRKAVLSECERGEDAIKKAYRDALSEVNGLSVAQSQLIAQQQTAINEGHDKIKALRDAQV; the protein is encoded by the coding sequence ATGGAAACTACATCAGAAAAAGCAATCGAAGTATTAAACGACTTAATAGAAATCAATAATGACCGGATAGACGGGTTTAACCGTGCTTCAAAGGACTTAGGCGAAGGCGATGCTGATTTAAAAGCTGTATTTGACAAATTTGCGAGCGATAGCCGCCAAAATGTACAGGAATTAAGCAGCGCTGTTGGCCAGGCAGGTGGCGAAGTTGAAACTGGTAACTCTGCATCCGGCACTATTCACCGTGCTTGGTTAGATGTTAAGGCTACTTTTAGCGGTCATGATCGTAAGGCTGTATTATCAGAGTGCGAGCGTGGTGAAGATGCAATTAAAAAAGCATACCGCGATGCTTTATCAGAAGTTAACGGTTTATCAGTGGCGCAGAGCCAGTTAATTGCTCAACAGCAAACAGCTATCAATGAAGGCCATGATAAAATCAAAGCTTTAAGGGATGCGCAAGTATAA
- a CDS encoding Ku protein: MRSIWKGSLGFGLVSIPVKLFSAVQTSSIDLDMLDARDHARIRYQRVNENTKKEVPFDKIVKGYKMNDDYVIVDAKDFEDAAPEKSKVIEIESFVDIDEVNPMFYETSYYTEPDTKNNKAYALLLKALQQSKKAGLARFVLRSSESLCIVHPQKNVLVVTRIRFGQQIRDTEDLNIAEDVTVSKKELDVGLALINQYAEKFDVSKFKDEYNDELLKIIHAKAKGKRATVKKLKPHVTKSDDLYDQLMSSLKVKKGA, translated from the coding sequence ATGAGATCTATCTGGAAGGGTTCACTTGGTTTTGGGTTAGTAAGTATCCCCGTAAAACTATTTTCTGCTGTGCAAACAAGTTCTATTGATCTGGATATGCTGGATGCAAGGGACCATGCCCGAATAAGATATCAGCGGGTAAACGAAAATACCAAAAAAGAAGTCCCTTTCGACAAGATCGTTAAAGGCTATAAAATGAACGACGATTACGTTATCGTTGATGCCAAAGATTTTGAAGACGCAGCGCCCGAAAAAAGTAAGGTAATAGAAATAGAAAGTTTTGTAGATATTGATGAGGTAAACCCGATGTTTTACGAAACTTCTTATTATACAGAACCTGATACTAAAAACAACAAAGCTTACGCATTGCTGTTAAAAGCATTGCAGCAATCTAAAAAAGCTGGGCTCGCAAGATTTGTTCTCCGCAGCAGTGAAAGCCTTTGCATTGTTCATCCGCAGAAGAATGTGCTTGTTGTTACGCGCATACGCTTTGGCCAGCAGATAAGGGATACGGAAGACCTTAATATTGCCGAAGATGTAACTGTGAGTAAAAAGGAGCTGGATGTGGGGCTGGCACTAATTAATCAGTATGCGGAAAAATTTGACGTATCTAAATTTAAGGACGAATATAACGACGAATTGCTCAAAATCATCCATGCGAAAGCTAAAGGCAAGCGGGCTACAGTTAAAAAACTAAAACCTCACGTAACCAAAAGTGACGATTTGTACGATCAGTTAATGAGTAGTCTTAAAGTAAAAAAAGGAGCTTAG
- a CDS encoding peptidase M61, with protein MKNFKPIALAYLILLIMNISTAGAAVVAPQISYKVTFPEAQAHYADVEMTISGLAQPTLDLKMPVWTPGSYLIREFAKNIESFTATANGRAVLAPKINKNTWHIATAGVTTVTVKYKVYSFEVSVRTSFVDITHGFLSTTGIFLYPKGMLNQPSTVKIIPYKDWTTVSTSLEKVGGDQFTLTSPNFDILYDSPIEVGTQDVFGFDAAGVKYEVAMYGGGNYDKEKLKVDMTKIIEAETKVFGENPNKHYTFIVHNRQRGGGGLEHLSSTVLGAARDQYATERGYMGFLGLVAHEHFHLWNVKRLRPIVLGPFDYDNENYTTNLWIAEGFTAYYQNIARRHADIYSADAYLADAVGDINTVENQPGTKVQPLAESSFDAWIKSYRPNENSYNTGISYYDKGAIVGMLLDLEIINNTSAKNSLDDVMKYMYETYYKGKKRGYTDAEFKAGFEKFAGKNLDDFYAKYINGLAPIDYNKYLGYAGYKITDQLAATNEPTLGIGASNQPGGKKIVSLVVRDGAGWKDGINVGDEIVSVDGTPVTDMTTIMNGHKIGDKITVTVNRDGKAYNLPVTLLRNNRVQYKIEDAGTPSAQQLAVRTKWLKL; from the coding sequence ATGAAAAATTTTAAACCAATAGCCCTGGCTTATTTAATTTTGTTAATTATGAACATTTCAACGGCCGGCGCAGCTGTGGTAGCTCCTCAAATTTCCTACAAAGTAACTTTTCCTGAAGCTCAGGCCCACTATGCGGATGTAGAAATGACCATTAGTGGGTTGGCTCAGCCTACCCTTGATCTGAAGATGCCGGTTTGGACCCCTGGCTCATACCTTATCCGCGAATTTGCTAAAAATATAGAAAGTTTTACTGCAACTGCCAATGGCAGAGCAGTGCTGGCACCCAAAATCAATAAAAATACGTGGCACATTGCAACGGCAGGTGTCACCACCGTAACGGTTAAATATAAAGTGTATTCATTCGAAGTGTCTGTACGCACTAGTTTTGTAGATATTACCCATGGCTTTTTGTCAACCACCGGGATTTTTCTGTATCCTAAAGGGATGCTGAACCAACCATCAACCGTTAAGATAATTCCGTATAAAGATTGGACAACTGTATCTACTAGTTTAGAGAAGGTAGGCGGCGATCAATTTACGCTGACCTCCCCAAACTTTGATATTCTATATGATTCGCCTATTGAAGTTGGTACCCAGGATGTTTTTGGGTTTGACGCAGCAGGTGTTAAATATGAAGTTGCCATGTATGGTGGCGGTAATTATGATAAAGAAAAGCTTAAAGTGGATATGACTAAGATCATAGAGGCCGAAACCAAAGTTTTTGGTGAAAACCCTAATAAGCATTATACTTTTATTGTACACAACCGGCAACGCGGTGGTGGTGGCCTGGAGCATTTAAGCTCAACTGTGTTGGGTGCCGCCCGCGATCAGTATGCGACAGAACGCGGCTACATGGGCTTTTTAGGTTTGGTTGCACATGAGCATTTTCACCTTTGGAATGTAAAACGCTTGCGTCCAATTGTATTAGGCCCGTTTGATTATGATAATGAGAATTATACAACCAACCTATGGATAGCCGAAGGCTTTACTGCTTACTACCAAAATATAGCTCGGCGCCATGCGGATATTTATTCTGCCGATGCTTATTTAGCCGACGCTGTTGGCGATATTAATACAGTAGAAAACCAGCCTGGTACCAAAGTTCAGCCACTAGCCGAATCAAGCTTTGATGCCTGGATAAAATCGTACCGCCCTAACGAAAACTCTTACAATACCGGTATTTCCTATTATGACAAAGGCGCTATTGTTGGTATGCTGTTGGATCTGGAGATCATCAACAATACCAGCGCTAAAAACTCATTGGACGACGTGATGAAGTATATGTACGAAACCTATTATAAAGGTAAGAAGCGTGGATATACCGATGCTGAATTTAAAGCGGGCTTTGAAAAATTTGCTGGCAAAAATCTGGATGATTTTTATGCTAAATACATCAACGGGTTAGCACCGATAGATTATAATAAATACCTAGGCTATGCTGGCTATAAAATTACCGACCAATTGGCTGCAACTAACGAGCCTACATTGGGAATAGGCGCGAGCAACCAGCCTGGAGGCAAAAAAATTGTATCACTGGTAGTTCGTGATGGTGCCGGCTGGAAAGATGGCATTAACGTAGGTGACGAAATCGTATCTGTAGATGGCACACCCGTAACCGATATGACTACAATAATGAACGGGCACAAAATAGGTGATAAAATTACCGTTACCGTTAACCGTGATGGTAAAGCCTATAATTTGCCGGTAACCCTGTTGCGTAACAACAGGGTGCAATACAAAATAGAGGACGCAGGTACACCCAGCGCACAGCAGCTGGCCGTACGGACTAAATGGCTGAAACTGTAA
- a CDS encoding efflux transporter periplasmic adaptor subunit, with protein sequence MKIKYIIYTLLALLVAFLIYNKFFSKRAKENSAAISGGGKGGKGGKKNGPVSVNLMIVKDTAVNNQIDITGTIDANEKVSLISQTAGNITGIYFTEGTRVTKGQLLVKVYNADLQAQLQQINAQMILAKDINNRNKILLEKEAVSKEEFETSLSSLNAMKAQADVIRAQMTRTEVRAPFSGTIGLRNVSPGGYLSPSTAIATLVNIDPAKVTFSVPERYLEIIGKGSKVKFTIESSQKVFDAMVYAIEPALDATSRTITVRAKAPNPNNLLTAGAFAKINLTLDQIPKTIMVPTECVIPDIKSSKVYVYHNGIAVAKDVKTDLRTDTKIQVISGLKQGDSIVVSGLIQIRPKSPLKILKVIK encoded by the coding sequence ATGAAGATTAAATACATTATATATACCTTACTGGCTCTACTCGTAGCCTTTCTCATTTACAATAAGTTCTTTAGCAAACGGGCGAAAGAGAATAGTGCAGCGATCAGTGGCGGTGGCAAAGGCGGAAAGGGTGGCAAAAAGAATGGGCCGGTATCGGTAAATCTTATGATTGTAAAAGATACGGCCGTTAATAACCAGATAGATATCACCGGAACGATAGATGCTAACGAAAAGGTAAGCCTCATCAGCCAAACGGCCGGAAATATCACTGGTATTTATTTTACCGAAGGCACGCGGGTTACCAAAGGCCAGTTATTGGTTAAAGTTTACAATGCAGATCTGCAGGCGCAATTACAGCAGATCAACGCCCAGATGATCCTGGCAAAGGATATCAATAACCGTAATAAAATTTTGCTGGAGAAAGAAGCAGTGAGTAAAGAGGAATTCGAAACATCACTGTCGTCTCTCAACGCTATGAAGGCCCAGGCCGATGTAATAAGGGCGCAAATGACGCGTACCGAGGTTCGTGCACCATTTTCAGGTACTATCGGCTTGCGTAATGTTAGTCCGGGTGGTTATTTATCACCTTCTACGGCTATAGCTACCCTGGTCAATATCGATCCGGCAAAGGTTACCTTTTCTGTACCAGAGCGTTATCTGGAGATTATTGGTAAAGGCAGCAAGGTTAAGTTTACCATAGAGAGTTCTCAAAAAGTATTTGATGCAATGGTCTACGCCATTGAGCCTGCCCTTGATGCCACATCACGTACCATCACGGTGCGGGCTAAAGCTCCAAATCCAAACAATCTGCTTACTGCGGGTGCTTTCGCCAAAATTAACCTCACGCTGGATCAGATCCCCAAAACGATTATGGTACCAACAGAGTGCGTTATTCCGGATATTAAAAGCAGTAAGGTTTATGTTTATCACAACGGCATTGCGGTAGCAAAAGATGTAAAAACAGACCTGCGTACCGATACCAAGATACAGGTGATCAGCGGGCTTAAACAAGGTGACAGCATTGTGGTTTCTGGCCTTATCCAGATCCGGCCAAAATCGCCGTTAAAAATTCTAAAAGTTATCAAATAA
- a CDS encoding acriflavin resistance protein encodes MSLSSVSIKRPVLATVMSVVIVVFGVIGYTFLGVRDFPSVDPPIISVSTSYSGANADVVESQITEPLEKAINGVPGIRNISSTSSVGSSNITVEFTLDADLETAANDVRDKVSQAQRQLPQDINAPPVVTKADASADNIITLTVSSDKRNIMQVNDFAENVLQEGLQTIPGVSTINIQGQRQYAMRLWINPTKLSALGLTATDIGAALTRENVELPAGKIEGNNTEITIRALGKLTTEKDFNNLIIRADSNRVVRLSDIGYAVLGSSNEETSLKESFVPMVGLNIVPQPGANYVQIAKDFYIRLKQIQKDLPPDIKVKVALDNTKFINNSISEVKETLLISFILVVIIIYLFFRDWLIAFRPLIDIPVSLIGAFFIMYVFGYSINILTLLGIVLATGLVVDDGIVVTENIYKKVESGMAIRQAAFEGSAEIFFAVVSTSVTLAAVFLPIMFLQGFTGRLFREFAVVVAGSVLISAFVSLSLTPMLNVKLIRKDQKKSKFYERTEPFFENMISSYTESLVNFMKKKWMSFVILGSSLVLAAVLFKVIPSELAPLDDRSLLRYQVTGSEGATYEYMTRYMDKVAQIVADSIPEATVNLEIVSPSFGGGGSANSGFGRIGLVAPDERTRTQQQLADFMNKKLSRMPDARAIVVQEQTISGGGSGARTSLPVQFVIQNQDFEKIRKVLPEFFAEVSKSPVFQGTDVNLKFTKPELRVITDRDRARDLGVAVEDIAQTLQLYYSAGRLDYFLINGKQYQVIAQVDRANRDQPLDLKSVYVRSTKGNLVQLDNVVKTEESATPPSIYHFNRYKSATVQAGLAPGKTVGDGIAEMNRISKEMLDETFSTALSGPSRDFAEGSSNIIFAFLFALLLIYLVLAAQFESFVDPIIVMLTVPLAIAGALLSLWLFDQTWNIFAQIGVITLVGLVTKNGILIVEFANQRMEQGLSKYEAVVESATSRLRPILMTSLAVVLGSVPIALALGAGAKSRISLGIVIIGGMLFSLVLTLYVIPTMYMVLASKTRKDPDEETREEASAIHPTPIIIQKH; translated from the coding sequence ATGAGTTTATCGTCGGTAAGTATAAAACGCCCTGTGCTGGCAACGGTAATGTCTGTTGTTATTGTTGTATTTGGTGTAATTGGTTATACCTTTTTAGGGGTAAGGGACTTCCCTTCGGTAGATCCACCGATAATCTCGGTGTCAACCAGCTACTCGGGAGCCAATGCAGATGTAGTGGAATCGCAGATCACCGAGCCATTGGAGAAAGCCATCAACGGCGTTCCCGGCATCCGTAATATATCCTCCACCAGCTCGGTAGGTTCCAGCAATATCACTGTTGAGTTTACTTTGGATGCGGATCTGGAAACTGCAGCCAATGATGTTCGCGATAAGGTAAGCCAGGCTCAGCGCCAGCTGCCGCAGGATATTAATGCCCCGCCGGTTGTTACCAAGGCTGATGCAAGTGCCGATAACATCATCACCCTTACTGTTAGCAGCGATAAGCGCAATATTATGCAGGTGAACGATTTTGCCGAAAACGTATTACAGGAAGGTTTGCAAACCATCCCGGGTGTAAGTACCATCAACATACAGGGGCAGCGCCAGTATGCAATGCGTTTATGGATAAACCCTACAAAGCTATCGGCACTTGGCCTTACGGCCACCGATATTGGTGCGGCACTCACCCGCGAAAATGTAGAGCTGCCGGCCGGTAAAATTGAGGGAAACAATACAGAGATCACCATCCGCGCGCTGGGTAAGCTTACAACAGAAAAGGATTTTAATAACTTAATCATTCGTGCGGATAGTAACCGGGTGGTAAGACTAAGTGATATCGGTTACGCCGTGTTGGGTTCGTCCAATGAGGAAACCTCTTTGAAGGAATCTTTTGTACCGATGGTGGGCCTCAACATTGTGCCGCAGCCTGGTGCCAACTATGTACAAATAGCCAAAGATTTTTATATAAGGCTGAAGCAGATTCAAAAGGACTTGCCTCCGGATATTAAAGTAAAAGTAGCACTTGATAACACCAAGTTTATCAATAACTCTATTAGCGAAGTAAAGGAAACCCTGCTGATCTCGTTCATATTAGTGGTCATCATTATTTACCTGTTTTTCCGCGATTGGCTCATCGCTTTCCGCCCGTTGATTGATATCCCGGTATCGCTCATCGGCGCGTTCTTTATTATGTATGTGTTTGGCTATTCCATCAATATCCTTACCCTGCTGGGCATTGTACTGGCAACCGGTTTGGTGGTAGATGATGGTATTGTAGTAACCGAAAACATATACAAAAAGGTGGAGAGTGGTATGGCTATTCGCCAGGCAGCATTTGAAGGCTCCGCAGAGATCTTTTTCGCGGTAGTTTCCACGTCAGTTACGCTGGCCGCTGTGTTTTTGCCTATTATGTTTTTACAGGGCTTTACCGGCAGGCTGTTCCGCGAGTTTGCGGTAGTTGTGGCTGGTTCAGTGTTGATCTCGGCTTTCGTGTCTCTCTCGCTAACCCCGATGCTGAATGTAAAACTGATTCGTAAGGATCAGAAGAAATCCAAATTCTACGAAAGAACCGAGCCCTTCTTTGAAAACATGATTAGCTCGTACACGGAATCGCTTGTAAATTTCATGAAGAAAAAATGGATGTCATTTGTGATTTTGGGTAGCTCACTTGTATTAGCGGCAGTTCTGTTCAAGGTTATCCCCTCAGAGCTAGCCCCGCTGGACGACCGCAGTTTACTACGTTACCAGGTAACCGGCTCTGAAGGTGCCACCTACGAATACATGACCCGCTATATGGATAAAGTGGCCCAAATTGTGGCAGACTCTATCCCGGAAGCGACTGTAAATTTGGAGATTGTTTCACCGTCGTTTGGCGGTGGCGGTTCGGCAAACTCGGGCTTTGGCCGTATCGGGCTGGTAGCACCTGATGAGCGCACCCGTACCCAGCAGCAACTGGCCGATTTTATGAACAAAAAACTGAGCCGCATGCCAGATGCACGGGCCATTGTGGTGCAGGAACAAACCATCAGCGGTGGGGGTAGTGGTGCGCGTACCTCGCTGCCAGTACAGTTTGTTATTCAGAACCAGGATTTTGAAAAGATCCGTAAGGTGTTACCTGAGTTTTTTGCTGAGGTATCTAAAAGCCCGGTTTTCCAGGGAACGGACGTCAATCTTAAATTCACCAAACCCGAACTGCGTGTAATTACCGACCGCGACCGTGCCCGCGATTTGGGGGTGGCTGTGGAAGATATTGCGCAAACCCTGCAGTTATATTATAGTGCCGGCCGGTTAGATTATTTCCTCATTAATGGTAAGCAATACCAGGTAATTGCCCAGGTAGATCGTGCCAACCGAGATCAGCCCCTTGATTTGAAATCCGTATATGTACGTAGTACTAAAGGCAATTTAGTGCAGCTGGATAATGTGGTAAAAACTGAAGAGAGCGCTACGCCGCCTTCCATTTACCACTTTAACCGATACAAATCAGCTACTGTGCAGGCTGGGCTTGCTCCCGGCAAAACTGTAGGCGATGGTATTGCGGAAATGAACCGCATCTCTAAAGAAATGCTGGATGAAACATTTAGCACCGCACTTAGCGGCCCGTCGAGGGATTTTGCTGAGGGCTCGTCCAATATTATTTTCGCTTTTTTATTCGCATTGTTGCTGATCTACCTGGTGTTGGCTGCGCAATTTGAAAGTTTTGTAGATCCTATTATTGTAATGCTTACCGTACCCCTGGCAATAGCCGGAGCATTGCTTTCACTTTGGTTGTTTGATCAAACCTGGAACATTTTTGCCCAGATAGGTGTAATTACACTGGTAGGCCTGGTAACAAAAAACGGAATCCTGATTGTAGAATTTGCCAACCAGCGGATGGAACAAGGACTGAGTAAATATGAAGCTGTAGTAGAATCGGCAACATCGCGCCTGCGCCCTATTCTGATGACCAGCTTAGCAGTAGTTTTGGGTTCGGTACCTATTGCACTGGCTTTGGGTGCCGGTGCAAAAAGCCGCATATCATTGGGTATCGTAATTATCGGGGGGATGTTGTTTTCGCTGGTGCTTACACTTTATGTTATCCCCACCATGTATATGGTACTTGCATCCAAAACACGTAAGGACCCGGATGAAGAAACTCGGGAAGAGGCAAGTGCTATTCACCCTACCCCTATTATTATCCAAAAGCATTAA
- a CDS encoding transporter, which produces MKFKTIISLIFCCLVYGAASAQDTARLTLKDAVELALKNNYNIKLSQNNTTIAANNVTLGNAGFLPLVTGDLTSNNSIQTTKQTRSDGTVNNIANAHNSNLNYGVNLNWTIFDGFNMFATFDQLKQLDKLGAIRLQDTIQSTVANVINTYYNLISQNEQIKALRGAIEISRTQLRYANDKFTVGRVSRLDVYNAQILLNTDTAALISQLQQFKTTKIQLNQLMVRSLQTDFTVADTIIIDRSLVLGDVISKAQTQNPTILSSQINRRLAEINLKQIRSTRYPTLGITSGYTFTRNKTPAGFTLQQNAQGFAYGVVASVNIFDGLNQWRRERNAKLQIANAEIGYKQTMLDIEAQISNFYVAYLSGLDLIKVGESNVELTRKNLLISLEKYRIGNITPLEIREAQRNYLNAQSIFFNAQYQSKMAEVTLKQITNSINIQ; this is translated from the coding sequence ATGAAATTTAAAACGATAATTAGCTTAATTTTTTGCTGCCTGGTCTATGGTGCTGCCAGCGCGCAGGATACTGCCCGACTTACATTGAAGGATGCTGTTGAGCTCGCCTTAAAGAACAATTATAACATTAAGCTGTCGCAAAATAACACCACCATCGCAGCCAATAATGTCACCCTTGGTAATGCCGGTTTTTTACCGCTGGTAACTGGAGATCTCACTTCAAATAACAGTATCCAAACCACTAAACAAACCCGGTCAGACGGTACAGTGAATAATATTGCCAACGCGCACAACAGCAATCTAAACTACGGCGTTAACCTTAACTGGACGATCTTCGATGGATTTAATATGTTCGCCACGTTTGATCAGCTGAAACAGCTGGATAAGCTGGGCGCCATCCGCCTGCAAGATACCATCCAGTCTACCGTAGCTAATGTGATCAATACTTATTACAACCTCATCAGCCAAAACGAACAAATAAAGGCTTTACGCGGAGCAATAGAGATCTCGCGCACGCAATTACGGTATGCTAATGACAAGTTTACGGTAGGCCGGGTATCCCGGTTGGATGTTTACAACGCGCAGATCCTGTTGAATACCGATACGGCAGCGTTGATCAGCCAGTTACAACAATTTAAAACCACCAAAATACAGCTAAACCAACTGATGGTGCGCAGCCTTCAGACGGACTTTACCGTGGCCGACACCATCATTATCGACCGCTCCCTCGTTCTTGGAGATGTCATCAGCAAGGCGCAAACGCAAAACCCTACTATACTCTCATCGCAGATCAACAGGCGATTGGCCGAGATCAATCTCAAACAGATCCGTAGCACCCGCTACCCCACCCTCGGCATTACATCAGGCTATACGTTTACCCGTAATAAAACCCCGGCTGGCTTTACTTTGCAGCAAAATGCACAAGGTTTTGCCTATGGCGTAGTAGCATCTGTAAATATTTTCGATGGTTTGAACCAGTGGCGGCGCGAACGCAATGCTAAACTACAGATAGCGAATGCAGAGATTGGGTATAAACAAACGATGCTGGATATAGAAGCGCAGATCAGCAATTTTTATGTGGCTTACCTTTCCGGGCTCGATCTGATCAAAGTAGGGGAAAGTAACGTAGAACTTACCCGCAAAAACCTGTTGATCTCACTGGAAAAATATCGCATTGGCAATATCACGCCGCTGGAAATCCGCGAAGCGCAACGTAACTATCTGAACGCACAATCCATATTTTTTAATGCCCAATACCAGAGCAAAATGGCCGAGGTTACCCTCAAACAAATAACTAATAGTATAAATATCCAATAA
- a CDS encoding N-acetylglucosamine kinase, producing the protein MILVADSGSSKTDWLLSAPDEQPKAFRSVGLNPYFLTEKEITKILQEQIMDLVAYADEITEIYFFGAGCSSPDRHEIISNALSILFPKSYISVDSDLLASAYATCGHEKGFCCILGTGSNISFFDGEEIHDGQHGLGYILGDEGAGTIIGKTLVTDFLYGNMPADIHSQFNEEYHLTKEIVIKNVYQMPKANTYLASFSKFLFDIRQTDYVQSLLRTIFQEFVDTNIKSYQQYGKFKFHFVGSIAFVFADELKAVCEENGVHVGKIIKQPITDLLDFIISRDK; encoded by the coding sequence ATGATATTAGTAGCAGACAGCGGATCCTCTAAAACAGACTGGCTGCTTTCGGCTCCTGATGAGCAGCCCAAAGCCTTTCGTTCAGTTGGATTAAACCCATACTTCCTTACCGAAAAAGAAATTACCAAGATACTGCAGGAACAGATCATGGACTTGGTGGCTTACGCAGACGAAATCACCGAGATCTATTTCTTTGGCGCAGGTTGCTCAAGTCCCGATAGGCACGAGATTATATCCAATGCCCTTAGCATACTGTTCCCAAAATCCTACATCAGCGTAGATAGCGACTTGCTGGCCTCAGCCTATGCTACCTGCGGGCATGAAAAGGGCTTCTGCTGCATATTGGGTACCGGCTCCAATATCTCCTTTTTCGATGGAGAAGAGATTCACGACGGGCAGCATGGCCTCGGCTACATATTAGGCGATGAAGGTGCAGGTACCATCATTGGCAAAACCCTGGTAACTGATTTTCTTTATGGCAATATGCCGGCAGATATCCATTCGCAGTTTAACGAAGAGTACCACCTCACCAAAGAAATCGTTATTAAAAACGTGTACCAGATGCCCAAAGCAAACACCTATTTGGCATCATTTTCAAAATTCCTTTTTGATATTCGCCAAACCGATTATGTACAATCGCTGTTGCGGACTATCTTCCAAGAGTTTGTGGATACCAATATCAAATCGTACCAGCAGTACGGCAAGTTCAAGTTCCACTTTGTTGGCTCCATAGCCTTCGTTTTTGCAGATGAGCTAAAAGCAGTTTGCGAGGAGAACGGGGTTCACGTTGGAAAGATCATTAAACAGCCCATTACAGATCTGCTTGATTTTATCATCAGCAGGGACAAATAG